One Paraburkholderia sp. PREW-6R genomic region harbors:
- the acnA gene encoding aconitate hydratase AcnA, translating to MSFQPEDALRPLRIPGLPDSQFFSLTALEQSGFGTISRLPHSVRIILESLLRNLDGTTVHEHHLREVAGWKPHGKRTSEVPFVVSRIVAPDSSGVPLLADLAAMREAAAGLGIDPSTIEPQVPVDLVVDHSISVEHAGSSEALRLNMEVEYRRNAERYSFLKWADNAFESFRIFPPGTGIIHQVNLEWLARGVNQKDGLTYFDTLVGTDSHTPMINGIGVLGWGVGGIEAEAAMLGQPVCVVVPDVIGVELTGLPAPGIVATDIVLTVVEALRAKKVVGKFVEFFGAGAASLAAPDRSTIANMAPEFGATVAFFAVDDNTLQYLKSVGRTDVELAALKAYFEAQNMYGIPARGDIHYTETVSIDLGSVVPSVAGPSRPQDRIPLSNLKKTVQALLPDAASSQSEDDKDTTGLQHGDIVLAAITSCTNTSNSRLMLAAGLLAKHAVQKGLRTATHVKTSFTPGSRVVSAYLKSAGLEPYLNALGFNAVGYGCATCMGNSGPLAPEVLEQIKSRNLSVAAVLSGNRNFEARIHQSIKANFLMSPPLVVAFAIAGRTGFDPDTEPLGKGLQGEDVYLRDVWPSAEDMAEVTPFAQDANNVLNLYATTAEQNLWESLPAPQGDLFTWSEDSTYLQRPPFFDGITREIPQLGDIRGARALAILGDSVTTDHINPGGAIPPESESGKFLISLGVEPRDFNSYISRRAHDRVMVRSSFANVRLRNLMVAGEEGSVTSHQPDGERMSIFAAATKYAADNVPMIVFAGNEYGNGSSRDWAAKGPRLLGVRAVIARSFERIHRSNLVGMGILPLEFQDGDSAQSLRLTGEELFDLPGDLNAIRAGQMVDLVIHRGNGKTATVRLRARIDSAIEETYFRHGGILPYVLRDRLARQTQSTERHLS from the coding sequence ATGAGCTTTCAACCTGAAGACGCATTGCGTCCCCTACGCATTCCGGGACTTCCCGACAGCCAGTTTTTTTCGCTCACCGCGCTCGAACAGTCAGGCTTCGGCACCATTTCGCGACTTCCCCATTCTGTTCGTATCATTCTTGAGTCGTTGCTACGGAATCTCGACGGGACGACCGTGCACGAACATCATCTTCGTGAAGTCGCGGGGTGGAAGCCGCATGGGAAGCGTACCAGCGAAGTGCCATTTGTCGTTTCCCGAATCGTCGCACCTGACTCTTCCGGCGTTCCGCTTCTGGCCGACCTCGCTGCGATGCGCGAAGCTGCCGCGGGACTTGGCATCGACCCCTCGACCATCGAACCGCAGGTGCCGGTCGATCTGGTCGTCGACCATTCGATCTCGGTGGAACACGCAGGCTCGTCAGAAGCACTCCGTCTGAATATGGAAGTCGAGTATCGACGTAACGCCGAACGATATTCGTTCCTGAAATGGGCCGACAACGCGTTCGAATCGTTCCGTATCTTTCCGCCGGGTACCGGCATCATCCATCAAGTCAATCTGGAATGGCTTGCACGTGGCGTGAATCAGAAGGACGGCCTGACATATTTCGACACGCTCGTCGGAACCGACAGTCACACGCCGATGATCAACGGCATTGGCGTGCTCGGTTGGGGGGTAGGAGGTATCGAAGCCGAGGCGGCGATGCTCGGACAGCCAGTTTGCGTCGTCGTGCCAGATGTGATTGGCGTAGAACTGACGGGATTGCCTGCTCCTGGCATTGTTGCGACCGACATCGTGCTTACCGTTGTCGAAGCGTTGCGCGCCAAAAAAGTCGTCGGCAAATTCGTAGAGTTTTTCGGAGCAGGAGCGGCAAGTCTGGCTGCGCCCGACCGATCGACGATTGCCAACATGGCGCCTGAATTTGGCGCGACCGTCGCCTTCTTCGCTGTCGACGACAACACCTTGCAGTACCTGAAATCTGTCGGCAGAACCGACGTCGAGCTCGCTGCGCTCAAAGCTTATTTCGAAGCGCAAAACATGTACGGCATTCCCGCTCGGGGCGACATCCACTACACCGAAACGGTCAGTATTGATCTTGGCTCCGTGGTGCCGAGCGTTGCAGGCCCGTCGCGACCACAAGACCGGATCCCGCTATCAAATCTGAAGAAAACAGTGCAGGCACTTTTACCTGACGCTGCGTCTTCTCAAAGCGAAGACGATAAAGACACAACCGGCCTGCAGCACGGCGATATCGTGCTCGCTGCAATCACGTCTTGCACCAATACGTCCAATTCCCGCCTGATGCTCGCGGCGGGACTGTTGGCAAAACACGCGGTGCAGAAAGGACTGCGAACTGCGACGCATGTGAAGACGTCATTCACGCCGGGGTCGCGGGTCGTTAGCGCGTATCTCAAGTCGGCGGGTCTCGAGCCATATCTGAACGCGCTCGGATTCAACGCGGTGGGCTACGGATGCGCCACCTGCATGGGCAATTCGGGGCCGCTTGCGCCGGAAGTTCTCGAGCAGATCAAAAGCCGAAACCTGAGCGTGGCCGCAGTGCTTTCGGGCAACCGCAATTTCGAAGCACGCATCCACCAGTCGATCAAGGCGAATTTCCTGATGAGCCCTCCGCTGGTGGTTGCGTTTGCTATTGCGGGGAGAACCGGTTTCGATCCTGACACGGAGCCGTTGGGGAAGGGATTGCAGGGCGAGGATGTCTATCTGCGCGACGTGTGGCCGAGCGCAGAGGACATGGCCGAAGTCACGCCATTTGCGCAGGATGCAAACAATGTGCTCAATCTTTACGCTACGACAGCAGAGCAAAACTTATGGGAATCGCTGCCGGCGCCTCAAGGCGACCTCTTCACGTGGAGTGAAGATTCCACGTATCTGCAACGTCCGCCATTTTTCGACGGCATAACACGTGAAATTCCGCAGCTTGGAGACATTCGCGGAGCGCGCGCGCTTGCGATCCTCGGCGATTCGGTCACGACGGATCACATTAATCCAGGCGGTGCAATCCCGCCCGAATCCGAGTCCGGTAAATTCCTGATTTCGCTGGGTGTCGAGCCGCGCGACTTCAATAGCTACATTTCCCGGCGCGCTCACGACCGTGTGATGGTGCGAAGCAGCTTTGCGAATGTGCGCCTTCGCAATCTGATGGTCGCGGGTGAAGAAGGAAGCGTGACGTCCCATCAGCCGGACGGGGAACGCATGAGCATCTTCGCGGCCGCGACGAAATATGCGGCTGACAACGTCCCGATGATTGTGTTCGCCGGGAACGAATACGGCAATGGTTCAAGCCGCGACTGGGCGGCGAAGGGTCCACGTCTGTTGGGCGTTCGCGCAGTGATTGCGCGCAGTTTCGAGCGTATCCATCGAAGCAACCTGGTGGGAATGGGGATTTTGCCACTCGAATTCCAGGACGGCGACAGTGCGCAAAGCCTTCGTCTCACTGGAGAGGAACTGTTCGATCTGCCCGGCGACTTGAATGCGATCCGGGCAGGACAGATGGTTGATCTCGTGATTCATCGAGGCAACGGCAAAACGGCAACGGTTCGCCTGCGTGCGCGCATCGATTCGGCGATCGAAGAAACCTATTTCCGGCATGGTGGAATTTTGCCGTACGTGCTGCGTGACCGGCTCGCCCGGCAAACCCAAAGCACTGAACGACACCTGTCCTGA
- a CDS encoding MFS transporter, translating to MRSIAAGLGGNLIEWYDFLTYSIFSIYFAKSFFPSDKPTVQLMNTAAIAAVGYVARPLGSWLVGLWADKHGRKSALTRSVAAMCVGSLMIALTPGYSAIGVFAPIILIVARLLQGLSMGGEYGTSATYLSEIAPANRRGFYLGFLQVSVVSGQLVALALMLVLQHAMSSAQIDAWGWRIPFFVGGALALFAWYMRRNVVESDAFRASQQETAPPISTQLLVHWRRIVLAIGITVGGTVAFYTYTVYMQKYLVNTVGLSKETSALASTSALLLYMFLQPLFGYASDVFGRRPVLICFGLSTTLFSVPLFNALSVTHNPWVAFTLAFAGLVMLSGFTSVHMLAKAEMFPVRIRALAVGLPYALTTAILGGTTEFVALRLKAIGHEHYFYWYVSVWAAISLIVYIRMPETHGNRLWTKQPLTKAAESTNQ from the coding sequence ATGCGATCGATTGCGGCGGGTCTGGGAGGGAACCTGATTGAGTGGTACGACTTTCTGACGTACAGCATCTTCTCGATCTACTTTGCAAAATCGTTTTTTCCGAGCGACAAGCCCACTGTGCAATTGATGAACACCGCGGCTATTGCGGCCGTCGGCTATGTCGCCCGGCCGCTCGGTAGCTGGCTCGTCGGACTGTGGGCCGACAAGCACGGCCGCAAGTCGGCGCTCACGCGCTCGGTCGCTGCGATGTGCGTCGGCTCGCTGATGATTGCACTCACGCCCGGCTATAGCGCGATCGGTGTATTTGCGCCGATCATCCTGATCGTCGCCCGGCTGCTGCAAGGTCTGAGCATGGGCGGTGAATATGGCACGAGCGCGACCTATCTGAGTGAAATTGCGCCAGCCAACCGGCGCGGTTTTTATCTGGGATTTCTACAGGTCAGCGTTGTCTCCGGACAACTGGTCGCTCTCGCACTCATGCTCGTCCTGCAGCATGCAATGTCGTCCGCGCAGATTGATGCGTGGGGCTGGCGGATTCCATTCTTCGTCGGCGGAGCGCTAGCCCTCTTCGCGTGGTACATGCGAAGGAACGTCGTGGAATCGGATGCTTTTCGTGCCAGTCAGCAGGAGACCGCGCCGCCGATTTCGACGCAACTGCTGGTCCACTGGCGTCGGATTGTACTTGCGATCGGCATCACGGTCGGAGGCACCGTCGCGTTCTATACCTACACCGTGTATATGCAGAAGTACCTTGTGAACACAGTCGGACTATCGAAGGAAACATCCGCGCTCGCGTCAACCAGCGCCTTGCTGCTTTACATGTTCCTGCAGCCATTGTTCGGCTATGCATCCGATGTTTTCGGTCGACGTCCGGTGTTGATCTGTTTCGGACTCTCGACGACGCTGTTTTCCGTGCCCCTGTTCAACGCATTAAGCGTGACCCATAACCCATGGGTCGCATTCACGCTCGCGTTTGCGGGACTCGTGATGCTGAGCGGCTTTACTTCGGTTCACATGCTGGCGAAGGCGGAAATGTTTCCGGTGCGTATCCGTGCGCTAGCAGTCGGCTTGCCCTATGCGCTGACGACCGCCATCCTCGGTGGAACGACGGAATTCGTCGCGCTAAGACTCAAGGCAATTGGACACGAACATTATTTTTACTGGTATGTATCCGTCTGGGCAGCGATCTCGCTGATCGTCTATATCAGAATGCCCGAGACGCACGGGAACCGCTTGTGGACAAAGCAGCCGTTGACGAAGGCAGCAGAATCGACAAACCAGTGA
- a CDS encoding sensor domain-containing diguanylate cyclase, producing the protein MAALVAALAIAAALLVWPYARAPGPVIPPFLPVFATWVTLTEGLTALLLWTQYAVSGRLLFAALSGAYAFTSVIAAVQLLVFPGVFSPAGLLGAGPQTAIWIWVLWHGGFPTLVTASLLARTVPASLTNRASGRFAAVGGVALAIALCAIATAGQSHLPPVVAQSGSYAQLSSSPAGIMVEALCLMALGLHVSTTRLRSLMDLWLAVALLGALIDVTLTLSAGARFSVGWYAARLASMVSSSAVLGMLIYETTGLYRRLSETHRTLVETSARDGLTGVFNRAYFDDRFPRDVSFASASSQPLCVLLIDVDHFKQYNDTFGHLAGDDCLRQITSALSSALRRQSDFVARYGGEEFVVVLPACDAVAGLRVAQSLRAAVEQLGIPCASPGGSPVTVSIGLACTFPVRPESSQALLRRADEACYRAKSRGRNRVVDAAEAAGLDDASKTTSARQSFVH; encoded by the coding sequence ATGGCCGCGCTTGTCGCCGCGCTGGCGATCGCTGCGGCCCTGCTTGTCTGGCCGTACGCCAGGGCGCCTGGACCCGTCATCCCGCCGTTTCTCCCGGTGTTCGCAACGTGGGTGACGTTGACGGAGGGGCTGACAGCCCTGCTGCTATGGACCCAGTACGCCGTCTCCGGCCGGCTTCTGTTCGCGGCGCTCAGTGGCGCCTATGCGTTCACGAGTGTCATCGCCGCCGTACAGTTGCTTGTCTTTCCGGGCGTTTTTTCACCTGCAGGGCTGCTTGGCGCGGGTCCGCAGACAGCAATATGGATATGGGTGTTGTGGCACGGCGGCTTTCCCACGCTGGTGACTGCATCCCTGCTTGCCCGCACCGTGCCCGCCAGCCTGACTAACCGCGCCAGCGGACGGTTTGCGGCCGTTGGGGGCGTCGCCCTTGCCATTGCCTTATGCGCGATCGCCACAGCCGGACAGTCGCACCTGCCGCCCGTCGTCGCGCAATCCGGCTCGTATGCCCAGTTGTCGAGCAGCCCCGCAGGGATCATGGTCGAAGCGCTCTGCCTGATGGCGCTTGGACTCCATGTGTCGACAACCCGTCTGCGCTCGTTGATGGACCTGTGGCTCGCAGTGGCGCTTCTCGGTGCGCTCATCGACGTGACGCTCACCCTGTCGGCAGGCGCACGCTTCAGTGTAGGCTGGTATGCAGCGCGGCTGGCCTCGATGGTGTCGTCGAGCGCCGTCTTGGGCATGCTGATCTACGAGACGACGGGCCTCTACCGGCGACTGTCCGAGACGCACCGTACCCTCGTTGAAACGTCGGCACGCGACGGTCTCACCGGTGTTTTTAACCGCGCCTATTTCGACGACCGCTTCCCGCGCGATGTTTCGTTTGCGTCCGCGAGCAGCCAGCCGCTTTGTGTCCTGCTGATCGACGTGGATCACTTCAAGCAGTACAACGATACGTTCGGGCATCTTGCCGGCGACGACTGCCTGAGACAAATCACCTCCGCGCTCTCCAGCGCGTTGCGGCGGCAAAGCGACTTCGTCGCGCGCTATGGCGGCGAAGAATTCGTCGTGGTGCTACCCGCCTGCGACGCGGTGGCCGGATTGCGCGTGGCGCAGTCGCTGCGGGCGGCGGTCGAGCAACTCGGCATCCCGTGCGCATCTCCGGGCGGCTCACCCGTCACCGTCTCCATTGGCCTCGCCTGCACTTTCCCTGTTCGGCCCGAGTCGTCGCAGGCCTTGTTAAGACGCGCCGACGAAGCCTGTTACCGGGCCAAGTCGCGAGGCCGCAACAGGGTGGTCGACGCGGCAGAGGCCGCCGGGCTGGACGACGCCTCGAAGACTACCAGCGCTCGACAGAGCTTCGTGCACTAA
- a CDS encoding EAL domain-containing protein has product MLAAGDRMRTIKRRSQLMNRAGPGQMTDASTACVARQPIIDRAGRIVAYELLFRNGYRPVADVNDGFACTAHVIERAVGALGVDSALGGLDGYLNCTADFLHSGVPQILMGGRFVLEVLESCELDNALKVRCNALRAAGFRVALDDVATLSPEIEAFLPAVDIVKLEWPVIDAATGPTLVRNLKRAGKAVVAEKVDDREQWQNAMDWGCDMVQGFYFSKPQIMETRRLVPDLGQLLDLLNLLIDDACDHRIVRALSDMPVLVTQVLRLANCSGNANPRRTAIVSLHHALAVIGTTRLFQWCNLLLYNHADPGSVCRDPLIALATQRASLMLRLTAGAHPKQPAFAQSAYLTGMLSLLHVIYGREQEDFAEELPIGATMKAALTDRRGALGELLSAAEVFEGRQPMVSGTQQHGEHEQSQAPHHVSAQHDSRTAANLDATDNATMN; this is encoded by the coding sequence GTGCTGGCAGCGGGCGACAGGATGCGAACTATAAAACGGAGGAGCCAACTCATGAATCGCGCCGGGCCAGGCCAGATGACAGACGCCAGCACAGCATGCGTGGCGCGTCAGCCCATCATCGACCGGGCGGGACGGATCGTTGCCTATGAACTGCTGTTCAGAAACGGCTACCGTCCGGTGGCGGATGTGAACGACGGCTTTGCCTGCACGGCGCACGTGATCGAGCGTGCGGTGGGAGCACTTGGCGTTGACAGCGCACTTGGAGGCCTCGACGGGTATCTGAACTGCACCGCCGACTTTCTGCATTCAGGCGTGCCGCAAATCCTGATGGGCGGTCGCTTCGTGCTCGAGGTTCTCGAGTCATGCGAACTGGACAACGCGCTGAAGGTACGATGCAACGCATTGCGTGCAGCGGGTTTCCGAGTCGCGCTCGATGATGTAGCCACGCTCAGCCCCGAGATTGAAGCATTTCTTCCGGCAGTCGATATCGTCAAGCTGGAGTGGCCGGTCATCGATGCGGCGACGGGGCCGACGCTAGTGCGCAACCTCAAACGCGCCGGCAAGGCGGTGGTTGCGGAGAAGGTGGATGACCGTGAGCAGTGGCAAAACGCAATGGACTGGGGCTGTGACATGGTGCAGGGCTTTTACTTCAGCAAGCCCCAGATCATGGAAACCCGTCGACTGGTGCCAGACCTCGGGCAACTGCTGGATCTGCTCAATCTGCTGATCGACGATGCCTGCGATCACCGCATTGTCCGCGCGCTCTCTGATATGCCGGTCCTTGTCACGCAAGTGCTGCGACTGGCGAACTGCTCAGGCAATGCCAATCCCAGGCGGACTGCAATTGTGTCATTGCATCATGCGCTTGCTGTCATTGGAACGACCCGCCTGTTCCAGTGGTGCAACCTGCTGCTCTACAACCACGCTGACCCAGGGTCAGTCTGTCGTGACCCGCTGATCGCGCTCGCGACACAGCGCGCGTCGCTGATGCTGAGGCTCACGGCAGGCGCACACCCGAAGCAGCCGGCGTTTGCCCAAAGCGCTTATCTGACCGGCATGCTGTCGCTGCTGCATGTGATCTATGGGCGGGAACAGGAGGATTTTGCCGAAGAGCTGCCGATCGGGGCAACGATGAAGGCTGCGCTCACTGACCGTCGCGGCGCGCTGGGAGAGTTGCTCAGCGCGGCCGAAGTGTTCGAGGGCAGGCAGCCCATGGTAAGCGGCACGCAGCAGCATGGCGAGCATGAACAAAGCCAGGCTCCTCACCATGTCAGTGCACAGCACGACAGCAGAACAGCAGCGAATCTCGATGCGACGGACAACGCAACGATGAACTGA
- a CDS encoding GAF domain-containing protein, giving the protein MDDPIITTREAAELLGVSVRTAQTWIEQHSLDSWKTPGGHRRVRRSAIIDLKARLATEKIDEPSLILVHAPQHRLRRYVEPLELMPECTVRESVDPFAALLTAGYLLPPVILVEYQPGSDQCLRFVRAILDHPSLGHTRVIVAGDVSPDFEQWRVTAKRVHAIAAGASSATVQTTVRRLLGAARGPAHPAAAPVNGEAAGNESQRLMAVAASGLLDTPAETAFDDITRLAATLLEAPIALLTLLTPDRQWFKSHWGLETVETPRSWAFCNYTILQDDLFVVEDATADLRFAGNPLVTGELHFRFYAGANIRDVQGHALGSLCVIDRTPRRLMRSERDALTTLAHLASDRINLRIRERQLRWATAGAIDRTTEGDA; this is encoded by the coding sequence ATGGACGACCCCATCATTACCACCCGGGAAGCGGCCGAGTTGCTGGGCGTCTCGGTCCGCACGGCTCAGACATGGATCGAGCAGCATTCGCTCGACTCATGGAAAACGCCGGGCGGTCACCGACGCGTGCGCCGCAGCGCGATCATCGATCTCAAGGCGCGACTGGCAACCGAAAAAATCGACGAGCCTTCGCTGATACTCGTTCACGCGCCGCAGCACAGGCTTCGCCGGTATGTCGAGCCGCTTGAACTCATGCCCGAGTGCACCGTGCGCGAAAGCGTCGACCCGTTTGCGGCCCTGCTGACGGCGGGCTATCTGCTGCCGCCCGTCATCCTGGTCGAATACCAGCCCGGCAGCGATCAATGCCTGCGGTTCGTCAGAGCCATCCTCGATCATCCCTCTCTTGGACATACACGCGTGATCGTGGCGGGCGACGTCAGCCCCGACTTCGAGCAGTGGCGCGTCACCGCAAAGCGTGTGCATGCGATTGCCGCCGGTGCCTCTTCGGCCACCGTCCAGACTACGGTTCGCCGTTTGCTTGGCGCCGCCCGAGGACCGGCGCACCCGGCAGCGGCGCCGGTTAACGGTGAAGCCGCAGGTAACGAGTCACAAAGGTTGATGGCGGTTGCTGCGTCCGGCCTGCTCGACACGCCCGCGGAGACAGCGTTCGATGACATCACCCGTCTCGCGGCGACGCTGCTGGAGGCGCCCATTGCGTTGCTCACGTTGCTCACGCCGGACAGGCAATGGTTCAAATCGCATTGGGGCCTGGAAACCGTCGAGACGCCCCGGTCATGGGCATTCTGCAATTACACCATCTTGCAGGACGACCTGTTCGTCGTCGAGGACGCAACAGCGGATCTGCGCTTCGCCGGCAATCCGCTCGTGACAGGCGAGCTGCACTTCCGTTTTTACGCGGGCGCCAACATTCGCGACGTTCAGGGCCACGCACTCGGCTCGCTGTGCGTCATTGACCGCACGCCTCGCAGGTTGATGCGCTCTGAGCGCGACGCGCTCACTACGCTGGCGCACCTCGCCTCTGACCGCATCAACCTGCGCATCAGGGAGCGGCAGCTTAGATGGGCCACAGCCGGGGCGATCGACCGCACTACTGAAGGGGATGCCTGA
- a CDS encoding GAF domain-containing protein produces the protein MAEYPVLYNEEERLQAVEQCGLLDTPDEPRFDRLTRLAAYLTNAPIALISLVATERQWFKSRHGFATRETARDIAFCNFALTESTLFIVEDATQDDRFRNNPLVTGKMGIRFYAGKAITGLAGHRLGTLCVIDTVARGLDPVQRRLFEDLALCASDIIRGAELERQKTI, from the coding sequence ATGGCCGAATACCCCGTCCTTTACAACGAAGAAGAGCGTCTGCAGGCCGTCGAACAATGTGGCCTGCTCGACACACCCGACGAACCCCGGTTTGACCGTCTCACCCGGCTGGCGGCCTATCTGACGAATGCGCCTATTGCGCTCATATCGCTCGTGGCAACGGAACGGCAATGGTTCAAATCGCGGCACGGGTTCGCAACGAGAGAGACAGCGCGGGACATCGCCTTCTGTAATTTTGCTCTGACCGAGTCGACGCTGTTCATCGTCGAAGATGCCACGCAAGACGATCGCTTTCGGAATAACCCGCTGGTGACGGGAAAAATGGGGATCCGCTTCTACGCAGGGAAAGCCATAACGGGGCTGGCGGGGCACCGTCTGGGCACACTGTGCGTGATCGATACGGTGGCTCGCGGGCTCGATCCCGTGCAGCGGCGTCTTTTCGAGGATCTGGCACTGTGCGCGTCGGACATTATTCGCGGTGCCGAGCTTGAACGGCAGAAAACCATCTGA
- a CDS encoding PAS domain-containing methyl-accepting chemotaxis protein, protein MDADIKTSAIKNDEPVASNTFQRPLEELRSLWATTERERAVAEFTPEGVLLSANANFLTLVGYRAEEIVGSHHRVFCDATYAKSAAYHEFWSLLGSGREVSGDFRRVSKAGKDIWISGSYTPVLDVNGKVKKIVKVATDTTSGRTLADDHAGKVRAIERAQAVVEFDLRGHVLAANDRFLELMGYSKEDVQGQHHRMFCDPSYIATDDYRAFWEKLGKGEYDAGQYKRFAKHNREVWIQATYNPIYSSDGKLIKIVKFASDITEFKRGVAESNGRLAAIDRANAVIEFDLEGNVLAANQNFLDAMGYTLREIVGKHHRIFCEQEDVTTAAYRDFWARLSRGDYNAGRYVRVSKHGYRVWLQATYNPVFDESGRPYKIVKYASDITGQVERERRMQDNLIAMSEKIDELSQSIQGIAQSTREATNVATQTQTEADTGERTLAESMSAIEAIERSSAGISEVVKVISEIAAQTNMLAFNAAIEAARAGEHGLGFSVVASEVRRLAERCSQATNEIGRLIDESVQRVKTGSDTSRRAAEGFERIRAGVDRTTETIAGIHQVTEDQAVATRTVSDLLRELTLVTGGEAATRSSSTVAALNRQQQ, encoded by the coding sequence ATGGACGCAGACATCAAAACTTCGGCTATCAAAAACGACGAACCGGTTGCTTCCAATACTTTTCAAAGACCGCTCGAAGAACTGCGATCGTTATGGGCAACCACAGAGCGAGAACGAGCGGTTGCAGAATTCACTCCGGAAGGCGTGCTGCTGTCTGCGAACGCCAACTTCCTGACGCTCGTCGGATATCGGGCAGAAGAAATCGTCGGATCGCATCATCGGGTGTTCTGTGATGCGACGTACGCCAAAAGCGCTGCATATCACGAGTTCTGGAGTCTGCTCGGATCCGGCCGGGAGGTTAGCGGAGATTTCCGTCGGGTCAGCAAAGCAGGAAAGGATATCTGGATTAGCGGTTCCTATACGCCCGTTCTGGACGTGAACGGCAAGGTCAAAAAGATCGTCAAGGTGGCCACCGACACCACATCCGGCCGCACGCTGGCAGATGATCACGCCGGCAAGGTTCGGGCAATCGAACGTGCGCAGGCAGTCGTGGAGTTCGACCTCCGCGGGCACGTGCTCGCCGCTAATGACCGGTTTCTTGAACTCATGGGCTATAGCAAGGAAGACGTTCAAGGGCAACATCATCGTATGTTCTGCGATCCGTCATACATTGCGACCGACGATTACCGCGCTTTCTGGGAGAAGCTCGGAAAAGGCGAGTACGACGCCGGTCAGTACAAACGGTTCGCAAAGCACAACCGCGAAGTGTGGATCCAGGCCACCTATAACCCGATCTACAGTTCGGACGGCAAACTTATCAAAATCGTCAAGTTCGCCTCTGACATTACCGAATTCAAACGCGGCGTGGCGGAGAGCAACGGACGCCTTGCGGCAATCGACCGCGCCAACGCCGTGATCGAGTTCGATCTCGAAGGCAACGTCCTCGCAGCGAACCAGAATTTCCTGGACGCGATGGGTTACACCCTTCGTGAGATCGTCGGCAAGCATCATCGGATTTTCTGCGAGCAGGAAGATGTCACAACCGCCGCTTACCGTGACTTCTGGGCTCGCCTCAGCCGTGGCGACTACAACGCCGGCCGGTATGTGCGTGTCTCGAAGCACGGGTACCGGGTGTGGTTGCAGGCGACCTATAATCCCGTTTTCGACGAATCAGGCCGTCCATACAAGATCGTCAAATACGCGAGCGACATCACGGGCCAGGTGGAGCGTGAGCGGCGGATGCAGGACAATCTGATCGCCATGAGTGAAAAGATCGACGAGCTGTCGCAGTCGATTCAGGGCATCGCGCAGAGCACCCGTGAGGCGACTAACGTTGCGACGCAAACGCAGACCGAGGCCGACACTGGCGAGCGGACGCTGGCCGAGTCGATGTCGGCAATCGAGGCGATCGAGCGCTCGTCGGCCGGTATCAGCGAGGTCGTCAAGGTGATCAGCGAGATCGCGGCCCAGACCAATATGCTTGCTTTCAACGCTGCTATCGAGGCGGCGCGCGCCGGTGAGCACGGGCTTGGTTTCTCGGTCGTGGCAAGCGAGGTTCGCAGGTTGGCGGAACGTTGCTCTCAGGCGACCAACGAAATCGGCCGGCTCATCGACGAATCGGTACAGAGGGTGAAGACGGGCAGCGACACATCGCGGCGAGCAGCAGAAGGCTTCGAGCGCATCCGCGCAGGGGTGGACCGCACTACGGAAACCATCGCCGGCATTCACCAGGTGACCGAAGACCAGGCCGTCGCCACCCGTACCGTCTCTGACCTTTTGCGGGAGCTGACACTCGTCACCGGCGGCGAAGCAGCGACCCGATCCAGTTCGACCGTTGCGGCGCTCAACCGGCAACAGCAATGA